Proteins from a genomic interval of Flammeovirgaceae bacterium SG7u.111:
- a CDS encoding carboxypeptidase-like regulatory domain-containing protein, which yields MEIAQANLSAEDLILQIEEQSKFRFIYTNELLKGLPSLQLANKQHTVEELLALTETQVGVTYQQKRNLLILSKAQKKVKVVEPQLFVISGFIKEAESEETLIGATMLAISSSGERKGAVSNPYGFYSITLPEDTYQIIYSNIGFYADTFELDLTGNIRLNWFMQPFSKRLAEVTVIADQEMEANLEQVQMSTHRLDMKKIGKIPYLYGEVDVIRALGNLPGVSTVGQVSTGFNVRGGSVDQNLIFLDDAPVYYTSHFYGLVSVFNSDVVKDAKIYKGSIPARFGGSLSSVTEIWQREGSNEELVVSGGVGVISTRLSVEGPIKKDKSTFLISGRTAFSDLSNIGLRNTGLSNVGGDFNDLNLKLNYKLNSKNRLYLSGFYGFDESKLENGEDYQWGNINGSFRWNRVYNRSLFSNFTAVYSRYEYSALDFDGINDSELFSKLASYRLKDDFTWFKSSKHTFNFGGQLIFHEFSPGTFVKENVDLKKELALQREHGVEAALYFTDEWKFSEKLSVDYGLRYSGLFNLGPSEVYVYGPEGPVVGEPIDTLSLGKGELVKAYHGPEPRLAVRYRFSPEKGVKFSYNRHRQYIHLVSNSTNVYLTDVWKLSNTHIKPQISDQVSIGYFQNFKDKSIDASVEVYFKNMQNVLEYKDGAELVLNQRVEKDLLSNRGVAYGLEFMVNWNTDKFEGMLAYTLSRSQRKTLGEFEQEQINKGEFYPSNSDRLHDLKVLGTYHLNDKWSFSATFTYATGRPITLPDSRFVFEGKAIPNFSDRNQDRLPSHHRLDLTAVMRGRVIKKKGKNAGKLKRTQGYWVFSLYNVYARENTFSVNYSRDPNDPSKGQLEQFYIFKTIIPSVTYNFKHTGRK from the coding sequence ATGGAAATCGCTCAGGCTAACTTGAGTGCAGAAGACTTGATTTTGCAAATAGAAGAGCAATCGAAGTTTAGGTTTATTTATACGAATGAACTTTTAAAGGGATTGCCCTCTCTTCAGCTCGCCAACAAACAACATACGGTTGAAGAACTATTGGCTCTCACCGAAACTCAAGTTGGGGTTACTTATCAGCAAAAAAGGAATTTGCTGATCCTTTCCAAGGCTCAAAAAAAAGTGAAAGTAGTAGAGCCACAGCTTTTTGTGATCAGTGGGTTCATAAAGGAAGCGGAGTCAGAGGAAACGTTGATTGGGGCGACGATGTTGGCTATTTCTTCTTCGGGCGAGAGGAAAGGCGCTGTTTCAAATCCTTATGGCTTCTATTCCATTACCCTGCCCGAAGACACGTACCAAATTATTTATTCTAACATAGGCTTTTATGCCGATACTTTCGAGTTAGATCTTACTGGGAACATACGGCTCAATTGGTTCATGCAGCCTTTCAGCAAACGGCTCGCAGAAGTGACGGTTATTGCTGATCAGGAAATGGAAGCGAACTTGGAGCAGGTTCAAATGAGCACGCATAGGCTGGATATGAAGAAGATTGGGAAAATACCTTATTTATATGGTGAGGTAGATGTGATTCGGGCATTGGGGAATTTGCCAGGGGTGAGTACGGTGGGGCAGGTGTCTACCGGGTTTAATGTAAGGGGAGGGAGTGTCGATCAAAACCTTATTTTTCTCGACGATGCTCCTGTTTATTATACCAGCCATTTTTATGGACTGGTCTCTGTTTTTAACTCAGATGTGGTGAAAGATGCGAAGATTTATAAAGGTAGTATACCTGCTCGGTTTGGTGGGAGCTTGTCTTCGGTAACGGAGATTTGGCAGAGAGAAGGGAGTAATGAAGAGCTTGTGGTGAGTGGAGGAGTTGGTGTGATTTCTACACGGCTTTCTGTAGAAGGGCCAATCAAAAAAGACAAAAGCACTTTCTTGATTTCGGGCAGAACGGCGTTTTCAGACCTGTCAAACATTGGGCTGAGGAATACAGGCTTAAGTAATGTGGGAGGAGATTTTAATGATTTAAATTTAAAACTGAACTATAAGCTTAATTCGAAAAACAGGTTATACCTCTCTGGGTTTTATGGGTTTGATGAATCGAAATTGGAGAATGGGGAAGATTATCAATGGGGGAATATCAATGGAAGTTTTCGGTGGAATAGAGTTTATAACCGAAGCCTTTTCTCCAACTTTACGGCAGTTTATAGCCGCTATGAATATAGCGCATTGGATTTTGATGGAATTAACGATTCGGAGCTTTTTTCCAAGCTGGCGAGCTACCGTCTCAAAGATGATTTTACTTGGTTTAAATCATCGAAACATACCTTCAATTTTGGTGGGCAATTGATTTTTCATGAGTTTTCCCCGGGTACTTTTGTAAAAGAAAATGTGGATTTGAAAAAGGAGTTGGCTTTGCAAAGAGAACATGGGGTAGAGGCAGCTCTGTATTTTACTGATGAATGGAAATTTTCTGAAAAGCTTAGCGTCGATTATGGTTTGAGGTATTCAGGGTTGTTCAATTTAGGACCTTCTGAAGTATATGTCTACGGACCTGAAGGACCTGTGGTTGGAGAACCTATTGATACGTTGAGTTTGGGCAAGGGCGAGTTGGTTAAAGCCTACCACGGTCCAGAACCTCGCTTGGCTGTTAGGTATAGGTTTTCCCCTGAAAAAGGGGTGAAGTTCTCCTATAATCGTCATCGGCAATATATACATTTGGTCTCAAACTCGACAAACGTGTATCTTACGGATGTATGGAAGCTGAGCAATACGCATATAAAACCTCAAATTAGCGATCAGGTTTCTATAGGTTATTTCCAGAATTTTAAAGACAAATCTATTGATGCTTCGGTAGAGGTTTACTTCAAAAATATGCAAAACGTGCTGGAGTATAAGGACGGGGCTGAGTTGGTGCTCAACCAGCGGGTAGAAAAGGATTTGCTTTCCAACAGAGGAGTAGCCTATGGCTTGGAGTTTATGGTCAACTGGAATACTGATAAGTTTGAGGGAATGTTGGCTTATACGCTTTCGCGATCTCAAAGAAAAACTTTGGGTGAGTTTGAGCAAGAGCAGATAAATAAGGGTGAGTTTTACCCATCAAATAGTGATAGGCTTCATGATTTGAAAGTGTTGGGCACTTATCACCTGAATGATAAATGGAGTTTTTCTGCCACATTTACTTATGCTACTGGCAGGCCTATTACTTTGCCCGATTCTCGTTTTGTATTTGAGGGTAAGGCTATCCCAAATTTTTCGGATAGAAACCAAGACAGGCTTCCTTCCCATCATAGGCTCGATTTGACTGCCGTGATGCGTGGACGAGTAATTAAGAAAAAAGGGAAAAATGCTGGGAAATTGAAGCGTACACAAGGCTATTGGGTATTTTCCCTCTACAATGTGTATGCTAGGGAAAATACTTTCTCGGTAAATTATAGCCGTGACCCAAAT
- a CDS encoding TonB-dependent receptor gives MNFYLRILLTFIFIPQLVLSQSIQVVDEQSEEAIEGVIVSGENGSNFILTDKEGSINISQLKGEILTFRHLAYYTTQISRQELSAQQTIRLKPSAITLDEIVLSANRWEQNKKYIPNQIVNLEAEQIAHGNPATTADILSQSGQVFVQKSQQGGGSPMLRGFAANSVLIVIDGVRMNNAIYRSGNLHNIISLDPNLLENAEVVLGPGSVIYGSDALGGVMDFHSITPALARENEKTNISGGANFRYGTAANEKTGHVHLNLGSQKFASLSSISFSDFDDLQMGKERSSDNSEWGKRMEYVTTANGEDIIVRNDNINIQRFSRYSQANFTQKFLFKPKNNLDFLYAFHFSKTGDVPRYDRLIEYRNEKPRYAVWEYSPQEWSMHQARATYRPSRQFADQIRANLAFQQIKEGRNDRTFQDENRRERLEKVDVWSLNIDAEKVWKRETHQLFYGLEFTNNQVASSAQSINIDNGTVSPAATRYPDGGSSYKSAAIYTSYKWLFNEKSTFTAGLRYNLVKLNATFSDTTFYQFPFSEAKLSNGSFNGSLGWVFRPKETWQININLASGFRAPNVDDAGKVFDSEPGTIVVPNPGLKPERAYSGEVGIAKIFGGILKAEFNAFYTYLSDAMVRRPFSFNGQDSLLYDGTLSQVQALVNTGKAYTAGASVLVKGELGTNLSSLASLNYTTGRDLAEDLPLRHIPPVFGKWDVTYKRKKLRLSADVQFAARKWLSDMSPSEQSKTHIYTATGTPSWYTLNFRTSYKPKEFLTLQAGMENILDKHYRPYSSGISAAGRNIYIGIRAKW, from the coding sequence ATGAATTTCTACTTACGAATTTTACTAACTTTCATTTTCATACCCCAACTTGTGCTCTCACAATCTATCCAGGTTGTAGATGAGCAAAGTGAGGAAGCTATAGAGGGAGTGATAGTTTCAGGGGAAAATGGAAGTAATTTTATCTTGACGGACAAAGAGGGCAGCATCAATATTTCTCAGCTAAAGGGGGAAATACTCACCTTTAGGCACTTGGCGTACTACACCACCCAAATCAGTCGCCAAGAGCTTTCAGCCCAACAGACCATCCGGCTAAAACCTTCTGCCATCACGCTCGACGAGATTGTGCTATCGGCTAACCGTTGGGAGCAAAACAAGAAATATATTCCTAACCAAATAGTGAACCTAGAAGCCGAGCAAATAGCCCATGGTAACCCAGCCACCACGGCAGATATCCTTTCGCAAAGCGGGCAAGTTTTTGTGCAAAAAAGCCAGCAAGGCGGAGGTAGCCCTATGCTGAGGGGCTTTGCCGCCAACTCGGTACTGATTGTGATAGACGGGGTCAGGATGAACAATGCCATCTACCGAAGTGGAAACTTGCACAATATTATTTCTCTTGACCCCAATCTATTGGAAAATGCCGAAGTGGTACTGGGCCCTGGCTCGGTAATTTACGGCAGCGATGCCCTTGGTGGCGTCATGGACTTTCATTCCATTACCCCAGCTTTGGCAAGAGAAAATGAAAAAACAAACATTTCGGGTGGGGCAAACTTTCGCTATGGAACTGCCGCCAACGAGAAAACAGGGCATGTTCATCTCAACCTCGGATCACAGAAGTTTGCCTCGCTCAGCAGTATCTCTTTTAGTGACTTTGACGACCTCCAGATGGGTAAAGAAAGAAGTAGTGACAACTCCGAGTGGGGAAAAAGGATGGAGTATGTCACTACTGCTAATGGGGAGGACATTATTGTTAGAAACGATAATATAAATATACAAAGATTCTCCCGTTATAGTCAAGCAAATTTCACCCAAAAATTCTTATTCAAACCCAAAAACAATCTTGATTTTCTATATGCATTCCACTTCAGCAAAACGGGCGATGTTCCTCGCTATGATAGACTTATAGAATACAGAAATGAAAAGCCCCGCTATGCTGTTTGGGAATACTCTCCTCAGGAATGGAGCATGCATCAAGCCCGAGCTACCTACAGGCCATCAAGACAATTTGCAGATCAAATTCGTGCTAATCTGGCATTTCAACAGATAAAAGAAGGAAGAAACGATAGGACATTCCAAGATGAGAACAGAAGGGAACGCTTGGAAAAAGTAGATGTTTGGAGTTTGAATATCGATGCCGAAAAAGTATGGAAGAGAGAAACCCATCAGCTTTTTTACGGCTTAGAATTCACCAACAACCAAGTAGCTTCTTCTGCCCAAAGCATCAACATCGATAATGGAACAGTTTCCCCGGCAGCTACCCGCTACCCTGACGGAGGAAGCAGCTATAAAAGTGCCGCCATCTATACTAGTTACAAATGGCTTTTTAATGAAAAATCGACTTTCACCGCAGGGCTTAGGTACAACTTGGTCAAGCTAAATGCTACTTTTTCAGACACTACATTTTACCAATTCCCATTCTCCGAAGCCAAGCTCAGCAACGGTTCTTTCAACGGAAGCCTTGGGTGGGTATTTCGCCCAAAAGAAACCTGGCAAATCAACATAAACCTCGCTAGTGGTTTCCGAGCTCCAAATGTCGACGATGCGGGGAAAGTTTTTGATTCCGAACCTGGAACAATCGTTGTTCCTAACCCAGGCCTCAAACCTGAAAGAGCGTACAGCGGAGAAGTGGGAATTGCCAAGATTTTTGGGGGAATACTAAAAGCAGAATTTAACGCTTTCTACACATACCTTTCAGATGCCATGGTAAGGCGCCCATTCTCCTTCAATGGACAAGATTCCCTTCTGTACGACGGAACGCTCAGCCAAGTACAAGCGTTGGTAAATACTGGAAAAGCATATACCGCTGGGGCTTCTGTTTTGGTAAAAGGAGAACTTGGTACTAATTTATCTAGCCTTGCCTCGCTCAACTACACTACTGGCCGCGACTTGGCAGAAGATTTACCTTTGCGCCACATCCCTCCGGTTTTTGGGAAATGGGACGTGACTTATAAGAGAAAAAAGCTCAGGCTATCTGCAGATGTCCAATTTGCAGCAAGAAAATGGCTGAGCGACATGAGCCCTTCCGAACAGAGCAAGACACATATTTACACGGCTACGGGAACACCTTCTTGGTACACACTTAATTTCCGAACTTCCTACAAACCCAAAGAGTTCTTGACATTACAAGCAGGAATGGAAAATATCTTAGACAAACATTACCGACCCTATAGCTCAGGAATCAGTGCTGCAGGAAGAAATATTTACATTGGAATTAGAGCAAAATGGTGA
- a CDS encoding sulfatase-like hydrolase/transferase, whose translation MKTKKHVFLIALFIGLVSCNLFAQEKPNIIVILTDDQGWSDVGFNGCTDIPTPALDKLASEGVVFDQGYVSAPYCSPSRAGLLTGRYQSRFGHDCNPPYIENGEEVGTPLSEVMISDYLKAGGYKTCAIGKWHLGDAQKFQPNERGFDHWFGFSAGGTNYWGFPQGNHKTIYRNKEKVDQKELSYLTDDFTEEAVSFIKENKDDPFFIYLAYNAPHAPDHTTEEYLEKTKHIEYGGRSVYGAMVAGVDAGVGAIDKTLTELGIKENTMVIFLSDNGGRAEHADNRPYRGHKGMIFEGGIRVPFVMTWPKGLEGGKRYGEPIISLDILPTALAAAGIDKKPKNKLDGVNVLPYLKEEKKGIPHDFLVWRTVNGFEYGVRKGNYKLYKSTYKDKFLLFDLSKDSYERNDIAEQNPKVVAELKEDFEKWNKDMIAPLWLDPHPENVIKEEKRLQETRRKSLHKKK comes from the coding sequence GCACAAGAAAAGCCAAATATCATTGTGATATTGACAGATGACCAAGGTTGGAGCGATGTCGGATTCAATGGCTGCACAGATATTCCCACCCCCGCGCTCGATAAATTGGCAAGCGAAGGGGTGGTTTTTGACCAAGGGTATGTTTCCGCACCGTATTGCAGCCCGTCTCGTGCTGGTTTGCTTACGGGTAGGTACCAGTCCCGCTTTGGCCACGACTGCAACCCTCCTTATATAGAAAATGGGGAAGAGGTGGGAACACCGCTTTCGGAAGTAATGATATCCGATTATTTGAAAGCAGGAGGCTACAAAACGTGTGCGATAGGGAAATGGCACTTGGGCGATGCCCAAAAATTCCAACCCAACGAGCGAGGATTCGACCACTGGTTTGGCTTTAGCGCAGGCGGTACAAATTATTGGGGATTTCCTCAAGGAAATCATAAAACAATTTATCGTAATAAGGAAAAGGTTGACCAAAAAGAACTGAGCTACCTCACCGATGACTTTACTGAGGAAGCAGTTTCTTTTATCAAAGAAAACAAAGACGATCCTTTCTTTATTTACCTGGCCTACAATGCACCCCATGCTCCAGATCATACCACAGAAGAGTATCTTGAAAAAACAAAGCACATCGAATACGGAGGTAGATCAGTGTATGGAGCAATGGTTGCCGGAGTTGATGCCGGAGTAGGGGCGATTGATAAAACGCTGACCGAACTGGGCATCAAAGAAAATACCATGGTCATTTTCTTGAGTGATAACGGCGGTAGGGCTGAGCACGCTGATAACCGACCTTACCGAGGGCACAAAGGGATGATCTTTGAAGGGGGTATCCGAGTGCCTTTTGTAATGACTTGGCCAAAAGGTTTGGAAGGCGGGAAGCGCTATGGTGAACCAATCATTTCTCTCGACATTTTGCCTACAGCACTTGCCGCGGCAGGGATTGATAAGAAGCCGAAAAATAAGTTAGATGGGGTGAATGTTCTTCCTTATTTGAAAGAAGAAAAGAAAGGAATTCCTCACGATTTCTTGGTTTGGCGAACAGTGAATGGCTTTGAGTACGGGGTAAGAAAAGGGAATTACAAGCTTTACAAATCGACGTACAAAGACAAGTTTTTACTGTTCGATTTGAGTAAGGATAGTTATGAAAGAAATGACATAGCGGAGCAAAACCCTAAGGTGGTAGCTGAGCTAAAGGAAGACTTTGAAAAATGGAACAAAGACATGATAGCTCCACTTTGGCTGGATCCACATCCTGAAAATGTGATCAAAGAAGAGAAGAGGCTTCAGGAAACAAGAAGGAAATCATTGCATAAAAAGAAGTAA
- a CDS encoding alpha-L-fucosidase translates to MKMKSLITLAFLLLGMSQAFSQKYEANWESLSKHNEAPEWFLDAKLGIYFHWGVYSVPAFGNEWYPRWMHFEGHKFYKHHVEKYGPPSDFGYHNFVPFFTAEHFDAEEWATLFQKAGAKFAGPVAEHHDGFSMWDSDITPFNSADKGPMKDITGELAKVLKTKDMKLITTFHHARNLQRHDTSNVDGKENAYRNSHYPFFEGMPPTSDREDLKYLYGNIEAEQWHKEVWFGKLKEVIDKYQPDIIWFDSWLDQIPEKYRKEFAAYYLNEAEKWGKEVVIVRKQDDLPLDFSVDDLEKSRKNRLEEKYWMTDETISKGSWCYTENLEIKPADDLLHVLIDIVSKNGVLLLNISPKADGTIPDDQRGVLLKMGAWLGTNGDAIYSSRPWYTFGEGPTVEPEGHFKNHQAFGKIKYSYKDIRYTTKGNRIFAMPLGVPQGKEVVMEAFNKKDLPKKTKIKSVSLLGETKTIPFALEKAGLTLDVSGLDFDEMVTVFEIILEEK, encoded by the coding sequence ATGAAAATGAAATCGCTGATTACACTAGCATTTTTACTGCTTGGTATGAGCCAAGCTTTTTCCCAAAAGTATGAAGCCAATTGGGAATCGTTGAGCAAACACAACGAAGCACCTGAATGGTTTTTGGATGCTAAATTGGGTATTTATTTCCACTGGGGAGTATATTCTGTTCCCGCTTTTGGCAACGAATGGTATCCGCGCTGGATGCACTTTGAAGGTCATAAGTTCTACAAACACCACGTAGAGAAATACGGCCCTCCGTCCGATTTTGGTTACCACAACTTCGTTCCTTTCTTCACTGCCGAGCATTTCGACGCAGAAGAATGGGCTACACTTTTCCAAAAAGCAGGGGCTAAGTTTGCCGGACCTGTAGCCGAGCACCACGATGGTTTTTCGATGTGGGATAGCGATATCACTCCTTTCAACAGTGCCGACAAAGGCCCTATGAAAGATATCACTGGTGAGCTTGCAAAAGTATTGAAAACCAAAGATATGAAGCTGATCACTACGTTCCACCATGCCCGTAACTTGCAGCGGCATGATACCTCGAATGTAGATGGGAAAGAGAATGCTTACCGTAACTCTCATTACCCGTTTTTTGAAGGAATGCCTCCAACATCTGACCGTGAAGACTTGAAATATTTGTATGGAAATATTGAGGCTGAGCAATGGCACAAAGAAGTGTGGTTTGGTAAATTGAAAGAGGTAATTGATAAGTACCAGCCCGATATTATTTGGTTCGATTCGTGGCTGGATCAGATTCCAGAGAAGTATAGAAAAGAGTTTGCTGCTTATTATCTAAACGAAGCTGAGAAGTGGGGGAAAGAAGTGGTGATTGTGAGAAAACAAGATGATTTGCCGCTCGACTTCAGTGTAGATGATTTGGAAAAGTCAAGGAAAAATAGATTAGAAGAAAAGTACTGGATGACGGACGAGACCATAAGCAAAGGAAGCTGGTGCTACACCGAAAACTTGGAAATTAAACCTGCTGATGATCTTTTGCATGTATTGATTGACATTGTAAGTAAAAATGGGGTGTTGTTGTTAAATATCTCTCCAAAAGCTGATGGAACTATTCCTGACGATCAGCGAGGTGTGCTGTTGAAAATGGGTGCTTGGCTAGGTACCAATGGGGATGCGATCTATAGCAGCCGACCTTGGTATACCTTTGGTGAAGGACCAACAGTAGAGCCAGAAGGGCATTTCAAAAACCACCAAGCTTTTGGCAAGATCAAGTATTCTTACAAGGACATTCGCTATACAACCAAAGGCAACCGCATTTTTGCTATGCCACTGGGAGTGCCTCAGGGGAAAGAGGTAGTGATGGAGGCATTTAACAAAAAAGACTTGCCTAAGAAGACAAAAATTAAATCGGTTAGTCTTTTGGGGGAAACTAAAACTATTCCTTTTGCCTTGGAAAAAGCAGGTTTAACCCTAGACGTTAGCGGTCTTGACTTTGATGAGATGGTAACTGTTTTTGAGATTATATTGGAAGAGAAGTAA
- a CDS encoding GAF domain-containing sensor histidine kinase, translating into MIKPDIPKEESKRLANLQEYSILDTLPEQEYDEITQLASYICGVPISLISLIDDKRQWFKSHHGTDATETPKEYAFCAHAINQPDNVMIIPDSRKDKRFKNNPLVIDDPHVIFYAGVPLVTPAGYSLGTLCVIDNKPNNLSDNQVRALKALSNQLMKLLELRKKSKALEAKVYELEIQNSGLEKFAYVAAHDIKSPLNSIVALNNLFKQDYSEIIDEKGLSLLEHVNLSSSKLTQLIDGILKYSKSTKKISDNKEEVNITTLSNELISLLDSKGEVLFKLYPEKDIYIFTNKTALEQILINLIGNSIKYNDKEKTEITLKIGEYPNFVKFNIIDNGPGVKKEEQDKIFQIFETSANKTRNGERGSGIGLATVKSLVEGLGGSITVQSDKRDGCNFEFTIKK; encoded by the coding sequence ATGATTAAACCTGATATACCTAAAGAAGAATCCAAACGGCTCGCCAATTTGCAGGAGTATTCTATTTTGGATACACTCCCAGAGCAAGAATATGATGAAATCACCCAATTGGCATCGTATATCTGTGGTGTACCAATATCTCTTATTAGCTTAATTGATGACAAAAGACAATGGTTCAAATCGCACCATGGAACAGATGCAACAGAAACTCCAAAAGAGTATGCATTCTGTGCCCATGCCATAAACCAACCCGATAATGTAATGATTATTCCTGACTCTAGGAAAGACAAAAGGTTCAAGAACAACCCGTTAGTCATTGATGACCCACATGTTATTTTTTACGCAGGAGTTCCATTGGTTACCCCCGCAGGCTACTCCTTGGGCACTTTATGTGTGATAGATAATAAACCCAACAACTTGTCTGACAATCAAGTAAGAGCATTAAAGGCCTTATCTAATCAGTTAATGAAACTACTGGAACTACGAAAAAAATCAAAAGCATTAGAAGCAAAAGTATATGAGCTGGAAATACAAAATAGTGGCTTGGAGAAGTTTGCCTATGTAGCTGCACACGATATCAAATCACCATTGAACAGTATAGTAGCCCTTAATAACCTGTTTAAACAGGACTATTCGGAGATAATTGATGAGAAAGGGTTAAGTCTGCTCGAGCATGTCAACCTATCCTCTTCTAAACTCACACAACTGATAGATGGAATATTGAAGTACAGCAAGAGCACAAAAAAAATATCTGATAACAAGGAAGAAGTCAATATTACCACTCTTAGTAATGAGTTGATCTCCCTACTCGATTCGAAAGGAGAGGTTCTCTTTAAGCTTTATCCTGAAAAGGATATTTATATTTTCACCAACAAAACTGCTTTGGAACAAATACTTATCAATTTGATCGGCAATAGTATAAAGTACAATGACAAAGAAAAAACTGAAATCACACTAAAAATAGGAGAGTATCCAAACTTTGTGAAATTCAATATTATAGACAACGGCCCTGGGGTGAAGAAGGAAGAACAAGACAAAATATTTCAAATTTTTGAAACAAGTGCAAACAAAACTAGAAATGGGGAAAGAGGGAGTGGAATTGGCTTGGCTACAGTAAAATCGCTTGTAGAGGGCCTTGGAGGATCAATCACTGTCCAATCTGACAAAAGGGATGGATGCAACTTTGAGTTCACCATAAAAAAATAG